A single genomic interval of Mangifera indica cultivar Alphonso chromosome 5, CATAS_Mindica_2.1, whole genome shotgun sequence harbors:
- the LOC123215395 gene encoding protein KNATM, whose protein sequence is MEVETSTTTVENNAESSENNVHDLSFYEEKEEEEDDIILKKSISSHPLFGVLIQTHLSCLKVGLGELGEFGTTNAANAKPTSTHKPTLPTSSELDRFMEAYCITLGKLKEAMEEPLQEITCFIDAMYIQLKELCETHAINNPQPNPPTS, encoded by the exons atgGAAGTTGAAACTAGCACTACTACTGTAGAGAATAATGCTGAAAGTAGTGAGAATAATGTTCATGACTTGAGTttttatgaagaaaaagaagaggaagaagatgacaTTATTTTGAAGAAGAGTATCTCGAGTCACCCTTTGTTTGGAGTTTTGATTCAAACCCACTTGAGCTGCTTGAAG GTGGGTTTAGGTGAACTTGGAGAGTTTGGCACAACAAATGCAGCAAACGCCAAACCTACTTCTACTCACAAACCAACCCTTCCAACCTCTTCTGAACTTGATCGTTTTATG GAAGCATACTGCATTACCCTTGGAAAGCTGAAAGAAGCCATGGAGGAACCACTGCAAGAGATAACATGTTTCATTGATGCAATGTACATTCAACTGAAGGAGCTCTGCGAAACCCACGCCATTAATAATCCACAACCCAACCCTCCAACTTCTTAG